A stretch of the Actinoalloteichus fjordicus genome encodes the following:
- a CDS encoding class I SAM-dependent DNA methyltransferase: MVDHQFADAGLAALYDRQYTWERRGDFGFYLPLVLAADAVLDVGCGTGTLLHRARDEGHTGRLCGLDPAAGMLAQARTREDVEWIEGDLGSTSWDGEFDLVVMSGHAFQVFVTDEELRSSLAAIRAALTEGGRFAFETRNPSARAWERWTDEYVREITGPTGATIRTWNQVDTPVDGRTVSFTTTFVSSDRAEPETSRSTLRFLDVEELASFLTEAGLVVEEQFGDWDRSPVTEQSIEIITFARRAG; encoded by the coding sequence GTGGTCGATCACCAGTTCGCCGATGCCGGTCTCGCCGCGCTCTACGACCGGCAGTACACCTGGGAGCGCCGCGGCGACTTCGGCTTCTACCTGCCGTTGGTGCTGGCCGCCGATGCGGTGCTCGACGTCGGCTGCGGAACCGGCACCCTGCTGCACCGGGCGCGCGACGAGGGCCACACCGGGCGGCTCTGCGGCCTCGACCCCGCCGCCGGGATGCTGGCCCAGGCCCGCACTCGCGAGGACGTGGAGTGGATCGAGGGCGACCTCGGCTCGACGTCGTGGGATGGCGAGTTCGACCTCGTCGTCATGTCCGGCCACGCCTTCCAGGTGTTCGTCACCGACGAGGAGCTGCGCAGCTCGCTCGCCGCGATCCGCGCGGCGCTGACCGAGGGCGGCCGGTTCGCCTTCGAGACGCGCAATCCGTCCGCCCGCGCCTGGGAACGGTGGACCGACGAGTACGTCCGGGAGATCACCGGCCCGACCGGCGCGACGATCCGGACCTGGAACCAGGTGGACACCCCCGTCGACGGCCGGACGGTCAGCTTCACCACCACCTTCGTTTCCTCCGACCGTGCGGAGCCCGAGACGAGCCGGAGCACGCTGCGCTTCCTGGACGTCGAGGAGCTGGCGAGCTTCCTGACCGAGGCGGGGCTGGTCGTCGAGGAGCAGTTCGGCGACTGGGACCGCAGCCCGGTCACCGAGCAGAGCATCGAGATCATCACCTTCGCCCGCCGGGCGGGCTGA
- a CDS encoding MerR family transcriptional regulator has protein sequence MFTIGDFARLGRVSVRMLRHYDAIGLLRPARVDEWSGYRYYDAAQLARLNRLIALKDLGFTLAQVAAILDEKIDVTELQGMLRLRRAELAAAVAADRARLARVEARLFVIEKEGLMSVDEVLVKHVPAVRVAELSAVAESYAAQDIGPVIAPMFDELHRRLVEEGLHPIGPGIAYYEPLGEGVRVHATCPVAAAEPRPAAPGALAVVDLPAVEAATIVHRGSMTEADAVVQEIARWIEASGRVGTGYAREVYLETSADESAWVTEFQEPLLAEG, from the coding sequence ATGTTCACCATCGGAGACTTCGCCAGGCTCGGCCGCGTGTCGGTGCGGATGCTGCGGCACTACGACGCGATCGGGCTGCTTCGCCCGGCCCGCGTCGACGAGTGGAGCGGCTACCGCTATTACGACGCCGCTCAGCTCGCCAGGCTCAACCGCCTCATCGCACTGAAAGACCTGGGCTTCACGCTGGCACAGGTGGCCGCGATCCTCGACGAGAAGATCGACGTGACCGAGTTGCAGGGCATGCTGCGGCTGCGTCGCGCCGAGCTGGCGGCGGCGGTGGCGGCGGATCGGGCGCGGCTGGCCAGAGTCGAGGCGAGGCTCTTCGTGATCGAGAAGGAGGGACTCATGTCCGTCGACGAGGTACTGGTGAAGCACGTCCCCGCCGTCCGGGTGGCCGAGTTGAGCGCGGTGGCGGAGAGCTACGCCGCGCAGGACATCGGCCCGGTCATCGCGCCGATGTTCGACGAGCTCCACCGCAGGCTCGTCGAGGAGGGCCTGCACCCGATCGGGCCGGGCATCGCCTACTACGAGCCGCTCGGCGAAGGGGTGCGGGTGCACGCAACCTGCCCGGTCGCGGCGGCGGAACCGCGGCCTGCCGCTCCCGGCGCGCTCGCGGTGGTGGACCTGCCCGCAGTCGAGGCCGCGACCATCGTGCATCGCGGCTCGATGACGGAGGCCGACGCCGTGGTCCAGGAGATCGCCCGCTGGATCGAGGCGTCGGGACGGGTCGGCACCGGGTACGCCCGCGAGGTCTACCTGGAGACCTCGGCGGACGAGTCCGCCTGGGTCACCGAGTTCCAGGAGCCGTTGCTGGCCGAGGGCTGA
- a CDS encoding TetR/AcrR family transcriptional regulator, with amino-acid sequence MARLNRAEMQERNRARVLAAAREEFADRGFRDAKVDAIAERAELTRGAVYSNFPGKRALYFAVLAEIAGQQPAPSYQEPGRTPREALGALARAWVARLPLADTEEPHGSARLGMELFSEILVERRTRQPFAQLMQLDALLLGLALENLTRKDVAARRPALRGARPGRLVRVAETVLTTLHGASQLAAAAPGFLEPFNVVKACEQAVDLDLDDGWTVPPFLTQAEPVDASWSPPASIDLVRDVPAEFGDGVVAVLGLHRLAAAEDAVRAVPAGTRVTAVLVTGETGELAPLARLVLADLAGCLRQAFPESAWPRLQVVLDESGALASAAGVPAVSDGTEIAVRIESGRIVARADGRGACHVVAAPDDSRHGGPGVESGPPSWL; translated from the coding sequence ATGGCCAGGCTCAACCGGGCGGAGATGCAGGAGCGCAACCGGGCCAGAGTGCTGGCGGCGGCGCGCGAGGAGTTCGCCGATCGCGGGTTCCGCGACGCGAAGGTCGACGCCATCGCCGAGCGGGCCGAGCTCACCCGAGGCGCCGTCTACTCCAATTTCCCCGGCAAACGGGCCCTGTACTTCGCCGTCCTGGCCGAGATCGCCGGGCAGCAGCCCGCACCGTCCTATCAGGAGCCCGGCCGCACGCCCCGCGAGGCGCTCGGCGCCCTGGCCCGCGCCTGGGTCGCCCGACTTCCGCTCGCCGACACCGAGGAGCCCCACGGCTCGGCACGGCTCGGCATGGAGCTGTTCTCCGAGATCCTCGTGGAGCGGCGGACCAGGCAGCCCTTCGCGCAGCTCATGCAGCTGGACGCGCTCCTGCTGGGGCTGGCGCTGGAGAACCTGACCCGCAAGGATGTCGCCGCGCGACGACCGGCGCTGCGGGGTGCGCGACCGGGCAGGCTGGTGCGGGTGGCGGAGACGGTGCTGACGACCCTGCACGGCGCGAGCCAACTCGCCGCCGCCGCTCCCGGCTTCCTCGAACCGTTCAACGTCGTCAAGGCCTGTGAGCAGGCGGTGGATCTCGATCTCGACGACGGCTGGACGGTCCCGCCGTTCCTCACTCAGGCCGAGCCGGTCGACGCCTCGTGGTCCCCTCCTGCGTCGATCGACCTGGTCCGGGACGTTCCCGCCGAGTTCGGCGACGGGGTGGTGGCCGTGCTCGGGCTGCATCGCCTCGCCGCCGCCGAGGACGCCGTGCGTGCCGTGCCTGCCGGTACGCGCGTCACCGCCGTGCTGGTCACCGGGGAGACGGGCGAGTTGGCGCCGTTGGCCAGGCTGGTGCTCGCGGACCTGGCGGGCTGCCTTCGGCAGGCCTTCCCCGAGTCCGCGTGGCCCCGGCTCCAGGTGGTACTGGACGAGTCGGGCGCCCTGGCCTCGGCCGCCGGAGTGCCTGCGGTCAGCGACGGGACCGAGATCGCCGTCCGGATCGAGTCCGGCCGGATCGTCGCCCGGGCCGACGGCCGAGGCGCCTGCCACGTCGTCGCCGCGCCCGACGACTCGCGGCACGGCGGGCCGGGTGTCGAGAGTGGTCCGCCGTCCTGGCTGTGA
- a CDS encoding MmcQ/YjbR family DNA-binding protein, with amino-acid sequence MTPQEFIDIALWFPESTETQPYGPGALVYKVAEKSFAILADGPAEEPSRITLKCEPSLAVELRAQFPSVTPGYHTDKRHWNTILLDGTVPDDELVEMTVHSYQRVVAGLRKADRDRLRAVLGDDVPQLPAAG; translated from the coding sequence ATGACACCGCAGGAGTTCATCGACATCGCGCTGTGGTTCCCGGAGTCGACCGAGACGCAGCCCTACGGCCCCGGCGCACTGGTCTACAAGGTCGCCGAGAAGTCGTTCGCGATCCTGGCCGACGGGCCCGCCGAGGAGCCGTCCCGGATTACCCTGAAGTGCGAACCGAGCCTCGCCGTGGAGCTGCGCGCGCAGTTCCCGAGCGTGACGCCCGGCTACCACACGGACAAGCGCCATTGGAACACGATCCTCTTGGACGGCACGGTCCCCGACGACGAGCTGGTGGAGATGACCGTGCACTCCTACCAGCGGGTCGTCGCCGGGCTGCGCAAGGCCGATCGGGACCGCCTCCGCGCCGTCCTCGGCGACGACGTGCCGCAGCTCCCGGCGGCGGGCTGA
- the clpX gene encoding ATP-dependent Clp protease ATP-binding subunit ClpX yields MPEISEEPTCSFCGKGRRQVRRLIAGPLGVAICDGCVAQCTELVADDAESAPDGAGPVEPDGRPAGARPPRPRPHEIHALLDQYVVGQDQAKRVLSIAVYNHYKRIDTRTASVGRHAAEKDTVELGKSNVLLIGPTGCGKTHLAQTLARALDVPFAMADATALTEAGYVGEDVETMLAALIRAADHDVERAESGIVYLDEIDKIARRSAHPSTTRDVSGEGVQQALLSLLAGRIAEVPLHGGRGRPGDERVALDTSNVLFILGGAFTGLDRIVESRSGGGLGFGVDIRPRQARAPLEVLPADLQHFGLIPEFIGRIPVVSLLEPLDTAALARVLTVPRNALIKQYRRLFAIDGVTLEFTEDAVHAVAEQALLRGTGARAARAILEEVLLDPMYEVPSRADVSTVVITRDTVLAKVDPTLRSRSRPAFWSERHDRSA; encoded by the coding sequence GTGCCTGAGATCAGCGAGGAGCCGACCTGCTCGTTCTGCGGAAAGGGCCGCCGACAGGTTCGGCGGCTCATCGCGGGACCCCTCGGCGTGGCGATCTGCGACGGGTGTGTCGCGCAGTGCACCGAGCTGGTCGCCGACGACGCGGAGTCCGCCCCCGACGGCGCCGGACCCGTCGAGCCCGACGGCAGGCCCGCGGGTGCGCGGCCGCCCCGCCCGAGGCCGCACGAGATCCACGCGCTGCTCGATCAGTACGTGGTCGGGCAGGACCAGGCCAAGCGGGTCCTCTCGATCGCGGTCTACAACCACTACAAGCGGATCGACACGAGGACGGCCTCCGTCGGACGTCATGCCGCCGAGAAGGACACCGTCGAACTCGGCAAGTCGAACGTCCTGCTGATCGGCCCCACCGGCTGCGGCAAGACTCATCTCGCCCAGACGCTCGCCCGCGCGCTCGACGTGCCGTTCGCCATGGCCGATGCCACCGCCCTCACCGAGGCGGGCTACGTCGGCGAGGACGTGGAGACCATGCTGGCCGCGTTGATCCGGGCCGCCGATCACGACGTCGAGCGGGCGGAGAGCGGCATCGTCTACCTCGACGAGATCGACAAGATCGCCCGGCGGAGTGCGCATCCGTCAACCACGCGGGACGTGTCCGGCGAGGGGGTCCAGCAGGCCTTGTTGAGCCTGCTGGCGGGCCGGATCGCGGAGGTCCCCCTCCACGGCGGACGCGGGCGGCCGGGTGACGAGCGTGTCGCACTCGACACGAGCAACGTGCTGTTCATCCTGGGCGGGGCCTTCACCGGGCTGGACCGGATCGTCGAGTCGCGGTCCGGCGGCGGCCTCGGCTTCGGCGTCGACATCCGCCCCCGGCAGGCGAGGGCCCCTCTCGAGGTGCTGCCCGCCGATCTCCAGCACTTCGGGCTGATCCCCGAGTTCATCGGCCGGATTCCGGTGGTGTCGCTGCTCGAGCCGCTGGACACCGCCGCGCTGGCCCGCGTGCTCACCGTGCCGCGCAACGCGCTGATCAAGCAGTACCGACGCCTCTTCGCCATCGACGGCGTGACACTGGAGTTCACCGAGGACGCCGTGCACGCGGTCGCCGAGCAGGCGCTGCTGCGCGGCACCGGCGCCCGCGCGGCCAGGGCGATCCTGGAGGAGGTCCTGCTCGACCCGATGTACGAGGTGCCGAGCCGAGCCGACGTGTCCACGGTGGTCATCACCCGAGACACCGTGCTGGCCAAGGTCGATCCGACGCTGCGGTCCCGATCGCGGCCCGCGTTCTGGTCCGAGCGACACGACCGCTCCGCCTGA
- a CDS encoding MBL fold metallo-hydrolase codes for MSRVTKPASTSGDLDVGWHAGWPSPKHDPAPEIQVHAYDERTVILRQNMSVHFEAPFLFLLLGADRALLLDTGATEAAEHFPLRRVVDSLLADRIRHRPDYALVVAHTHGHGDHVAGDPQFVDRPNTTIVGRELADVVGFFGLRDWPAVTGEFDLGDRLIDVIPGPGHQAAAVVFHDRDTGLLFTGDTFYPGRLYVEDWPAFAATVDRLTEFCARRSVSGILGCHIEMTTTPGVDYPRGTTHQPAEPPLAMTVDQLGDLRRAVAEIDGRPGVHRFDDFIIHNRGGE; via the coding sequence ATGAGCCGTGTCACGAAGCCCGCGTCGACCAGCGGAGACCTCGACGTCGGTTGGCATGCGGGCTGGCCGTCGCCCAAGCACGATCCGGCTCCGGAGATCCAGGTGCACGCTTACGACGAGCGCACCGTCATCCTGCGGCAGAACATGTCGGTGCACTTCGAGGCCCCGTTCCTGTTCCTGCTCCTCGGGGCGGACCGGGCCCTGCTCCTCGACACCGGGGCGACCGAGGCGGCAGAGCACTTCCCCCTGCGACGGGTGGTCGACTCCCTGCTGGCGGATCGGATCCGACATCGCCCCGACTACGCCCTCGTGGTCGCGCACACCCACGGCCACGGCGATCATGTGGCGGGCGACCCGCAGTTCGTCGACCGCCCGAACACCACGATCGTGGGTCGGGAACTGGCCGACGTCGTCGGCTTCTTCGGGCTCCGGGACTGGCCCGCCGTCACTGGCGAGTTCGACCTGGGCGACCGACTGATCGACGTGATCCCCGGACCGGGCCATCAGGCAGCCGCCGTCGTGTTCCACGATCGCGACACCGGGCTGTTGTTCACCGGGGACACCTTCTATCCCGGCAGGCTGTACGTCGAGGACTGGCCTGCCTTCGCGGCCACCGTCGACCGGCTCACGGAGTTCTGCGCCCGACGCTCGGTGAGCGGCATCCTCGGCTGTCACATCGAGATGACCACCACGCCGGGGGTCGACTATCCGCGCGGCACCACCCACCAGCCTGCCGAGCCGCCGTTGGCGATGACCGTCGATCAGCTGGGGGACCTGCGTCGCGCGGTCGCCGAGATCGACGGGCGTCCCGGCGTCCACCGCTTCGACGACTTCATCATCCACAATCGCGGCGGCGAGTGA
- a CDS encoding Clp protease N-terminal domain-containing protein — translation MTRVIVMPKINIYLPDELAEGVRESGIPVSAICQRALETSVRRVNAIRGTVLDNLDGDDPTARLSRFTDRARTVISLAITRAREQRAATVGTEHLLGGMLAEGGNLALPVLRVMEIEPDRIGRELERVSATVGDGAERPAALRFSGSAANALELTVTEAIALGHDYVGCEHLLLGLVAESDGAAGEVLRGLGVDLRSTRRAVTAALTGYVHLRAQTAANAQAAPASADVGAMLATAVRHELRPILDRLDRLEQRADVPATED, via the coding sequence GTGACGAGGGTGATCGTGATGCCGAAGATCAATATCTATCTGCCGGACGAGCTGGCCGAGGGGGTCCGGGAGTCCGGCATCCCCGTGTCGGCGATCTGCCAGCGGGCGTTGGAGACGTCGGTGCGGCGGGTGAACGCGATTCGCGGGACCGTGCTGGACAACCTGGACGGGGACGATCCGACGGCTCGGCTGTCCCGGTTCACCGATCGTGCTCGCACGGTGATCTCGCTGGCGATCACGCGGGCCCGCGAGCAGCGCGCCGCGACCGTCGGCACCGAGCACCTGCTCGGCGGAATGCTCGCCGAGGGCGGCAACCTGGCGCTGCCGGTGCTGCGGGTCATGGAGATCGAGCCCGATCGGATCGGGCGGGAGTTGGAGCGGGTCTCGGCGACGGTCGGCGACGGTGCCGAGCGGCCCGCCGCGCTGCGGTTCAGCGGTTCCGCCGCCAACGCCCTGGAACTGACGGTCACCGAGGCCATCGCGCTGGGACACGACTACGTCGGCTGTGAGCACCTGCTGCTCGGCCTGGTCGCCGAGTCCGACGGCGCGGCGGGGGAGGTCCTCCGGGGGCTGGGCGTCGATCTGCGGTCGACCCGCCGGGCGGTCACCGCCGCACTCACCGGGTATGTCCATCTGCGTGCCCAGACCGCAGCGAACGCGCAGGCGGCCCCGGCCTCGGCGGACGTCGGCGCCATGCTGGCCACGGCGGTCCGCCATGAGCTCCGGCCGATCCTCGACCGGCTCGACCGCCTCGAACAGCGGGCCGACGTTCCGGCGACGGAGGATTGA
- a CDS encoding cytochrome P450: MAAVSAQDRIPEIDLSDPELMRDPWSRYGAARERSPLARLLIPGLGTMWALLRHDGARAMLSDPRFELNAGSFAHRPAVAEEYLPYLRTMQELEGPEHHRLRRLVAPAFTARRAARFRPRIERIVHRLLDELPDHVADGTVDLQRHFTRPLPMDVICELVGIPESDRPRWREYGAIIAAGHGAGLAEAIPGIVEGATAAVAVRRAEPADDLVSDLLRAQSEDGDRLDDVELVTLIWNVVLAGQTPTHLVANSVAALLDHPQQLAALRADDALLPGAVEELTRWCGPQLLAIPRQAREDVEIHGTLISRGDRVTAALAAVNGDPRVYADPDRLNLQRTPGAAGHLGFLHGPHFCLGASIARVQTEVALGALLRRFPDLASAGTPQRVPDPGNWRLAALPVTLGAPVADPAPS, translated from the coding sequence ATGGCAGCCGTCAGTGCCCAGGACCGCATCCCCGAGATCGACCTGTCCGATCCGGAGTTGATGCGGGACCCCTGGTCCCGGTACGGGGCGGCGCGCGAGCGATCACCACTGGCTCGACTGCTGATCCCCGGACTCGGCACGATGTGGGCCCTGCTGCGACACGACGGCGCCAGGGCGATGCTGAGCGACCCGCGATTCGAGCTCAATGCGGGCAGTTTCGCCCATCGACCGGCCGTCGCCGAGGAATACCTGCCCTACCTGCGGACCATGCAGGAGCTGGAGGGACCGGAACACCACCGACTCCGCAGGCTGGTGGCACCCGCGTTCACCGCGCGGCGCGCGGCGCGATTCCGGCCGAGGATCGAGCGCATCGTCCACCGTCTGCTCGACGAGCTGCCGGACCACGTCGCGGACGGCACCGTGGACCTGCAACGGCACTTCACCCGGCCGCTGCCGATGGACGTGATCTGCGAGCTGGTCGGCATCCCGGAGTCGGACCGGCCCCGGTGGCGGGAGTACGGCGCGATCATCGCCGCCGGTCACGGTGCCGGGCTGGCCGAGGCGATCCCCGGCATCGTCGAGGGCGCGACGGCGGCGGTCGCGGTGCGACGCGCCGAGCCCGCCGACGACCTGGTCTCCGATCTCCTCCGTGCCCAGTCCGAGGACGGCGACCGACTGGACGACGTCGAGCTGGTCACCCTGATCTGGAATGTCGTGCTCGCGGGCCAGACCCCGACGCACCTGGTGGCGAACTCCGTGGCGGCCCTGCTCGACCACCCGCAGCAGCTCGCCGCGCTCCGCGCCGACGACGCACTGCTGCCCGGCGCCGTCGAGGAGCTGACGCGCTGGTGCGGCCCGCAGCTGCTGGCGATCCCCCGGCAGGCACGGGAGGACGTCGAGATCCACGGCACGCTGATCAGCAGGGGGGACCGGGTGACGGCGGCGCTGGCGGCCGTCAACGGCGATCCTCGGGTGTACGCCGACCCCGACCGGCTCAACCTCCAGCGGACGCCGGGCGCGGCGGGACACCTCGGCTTCCTGCACGGTCCGCACTTCTGCCTCGGGGCGTCGATCGCCCGCGTGCAGACCGAGGTCGCGCTCGGCGCGCTGCTGCGGCGATTCCCCGACCTGGCGTCGGCAGGCACCCCGCAGCGCGTGCCCGATCCCGGCAACTGGCGACTGGCCGCCCTGCCCGTGACGCTCGGGGCGCCTGTCGCCGATCCCGCTCCGTCGTGA